AGCGGTTCGTTTTCATCGAATCATGACCTCTGGTGCTCCTATGCCGGAGCAATTATTTACGAGGCTACAAGGCATGACAGATACGATGATGCAACAGTATGGTTGCTCAGAGACGGGATGTATAAGTATCAGTGAACAGATGACCTCTCATGTTGATCTAGGAAAGCCTCTATCACATGTGACGCTTACAGCAGGAGTGGAAACGGATAGCCCGGCGGAGATTACGGCTACGATCAATAATAAGACAATCTATACACAGGATTTAGGGTATTGGCAAGCAGGCCATATTCAATTTGTTGCCCGAATGGATGATGTAATTAATGTATCAGGTTTGAAGGTGTTTCCTATGGAAGTAGAGGAAATGATTTTAAAAATGGACGGGATGAAAGAGGTTGTTGTTTATAGAGGTCAGCATCCTGTAATGGGTGAGGTAGTTAAGGCGATGATCGTAGCTGATGAGAGTATCACCCCTTCTAGCATTCGAGATTGGTGCTTACCCAGATTGCCAGCCTACAAGGTTCCTTTTGAAATTACATGTGTACAAAGGATCCCGAAAACACCAAATGGTAAAGTAAGTCGTCGCTTGTTAGAAACGGAGGAAGTTGTTCATGAAGCGTGAGGAACGAATGGAACAGATAAAAGAAATAGTGACGAAGAAGCTAAAATTGACTCACGTCGTCACCCTAGATGAATCCATGCGATTACAGGAGGATTTATTGATTGATTCAATCATGCTTCTTCAGTTGATTGTTTATATTGAGGAAGAATTGCAATTGATGGTCCCAGCAAAAGAATTGGACCCACGTACTTTTCTTACAGTAGGATCTTTGCTTGACTTTATCGAGCAGTTACAGCCAGTTAATACTACTGCTCTATCGTCTACTCCTACGCAATAGATTTTTAACGATTTTGTACCAATACGTACAGCTCAGGGGGATTTCATGGTTAAGGTTCATTGCTTAATTAGTTGCTTTTGTGAAGTAATCAAACGATATACACATGTGGATTACCGTCCCTATTATTTTGGGGTTTGGGATGCTGATTTTGTCAAAAAAGAAGACGGAGTTCTAACCTACTACACAGACAATCATGAGCCAATTATAAATGGATTTGAACACCTTTTTAGTGCTAACGTACAGGAATGGTACGATTCTAATAAAGATAAAGAGAGTAATTTGCAAACCTTTTTAGAGCTACTTGATTCTCGCAACGAGCATCAGTTTGTGCTTGTACAGATTGATATGTCACTTATTCCTGAACGTGATAATAAATTCGCTTTAAAGCCGTTTCCTCATTTTTTGATGATTTCTAAAACAGAGAACGAGGACGAATGGTTTATGTTCGACCCAGACTTTCGCTGGGAGGGAAATGTAAAAAAGGCAACAGTCATAGAAGCATTCCTACAAAATCCATTCGGAGGCGGCTATTTATTTGATGCTAGGAATATCGTAGCACCCTCCTATGAAAAAACGGAGCAATACTTTCATGCTACTTTTCAACGGAGTCATAATGAATTTACTAGTAGTCTGAAAGCATTGATCTCAGATATGGCAGAGGAGAGGAATGGATATACTCTCGATATGCTACTACCTGCTGTGAAACAGGTGAAAGTGATTGCGATCCGAAAATATAGTTACGAGTATGCGTTCATGTTTTTTAAAGATTATCTTCAATATTCCCGTGATGAATTTTTACGGCTAGCTTATCAGATTGAAGATGTTGTACAAGCCTTCACCACGGCCCAATATCTGGCGGTAAAAATGTCTATGACTAAGAATTTAGCACTGCTACCTCCGATCATTGAGGCCCTTGAGGAAGCCGATACGATTGAATTACAGATTAAAGAAGAGCTAGAGAGACAGTTTGTACAATGGACGTTGATGGATAGAGCAGCTGTGACTCTTAATGAAGAGGAATGGAGGTAGGGTTGATGAAATTTTCACTATGCACGATTTCTTTTCGCCATCAGCTAATCTCTTTTGCAGATATGGTTGAATTTGCCAGAAAACATGATTTTGACGGTATCGAATTATGGGGGATTCATGCTCAGCACTTGTATGATGGGGATCGAGAAAAAGGAGAAGAACAGCTTCGTATCTTAACAAAGCATGAAATGCAGATATCGATGCTAAGCGACTATTTAGATATATCCTCTCATCAATCATTCTCCAAAACGCTCGATAAAGGGAAACGATTAATCTCCTTAGCGAAGTGGTTAGGGGGCAATCGCATTCGGACGTTTGCTGGGCAGAAGGCAAGTGCTGAGGTATCGGCAAACGAGCGAGCGTTATATGTAAAGCATTTGCGCGAACTGTGCGATCTATGTGGGGAGAATGGGATGGAACTGCTCTTAGAGACACATCCCAACACATTGACTGATGATCTCACATCTACGCTGACCCTATTAGAAGAAATTAACCATCCATCGATAGCAATCAATCTGGACTTTTTGCATATCTGGGAATCCGGTGCTGATCCAATTGACAGCTTTGAAAAGCTACAGCCATGGGTGCACCATTATCACCTGAAAAATATCGTTTCTACTGAGCATTTGGGAGTTTTTCTGCCAAATAATGTTTACTCGCCAAGTGGAAGCCGCGAAGGGATTGTCCCATTAGCATATGGAGCAGTAGACTATCGTTCTATTCTTGAAGTTATTGCTAAGACAGATCATTTTGCATCAATCGAGTGGTTTGGTCCTAACCCAGCTAAGGTATTAGGTGAAGAAATGAAATGGTTGCGCCAACAAGTACCAGCTCAGTCATTAAGTCTTTTATAGCAAGTAAATATAAAACGAAAATAGGTAGTACTATAACATAAAAAGATAGCCATCCAGGCTATCTTTTTGCATGTAAAAACTTGATTAAAGCATAATCCGTTTCAGTAAACGCATAACATGGTTAAGAACCTTTGAGGTTAACAACTGTTGTATCGCTATCTCTAATGAAATGTGATGAAACAACAAAGTAAAAGGAGGATACCATGTTTAACTGCGTTTTAAAATGGATTTCTGCTGGATCAGCCTTCGCTTTATTTTTATCCACAGTACCCGTAGACGTATTGGCAGTATCTAAGACACAGGTGACTGTATCGGTTAACGAAGTCAAACGTAAAAATCACCCGACCACAGATACCAAAGATGACCAAGACATAACTACAGCTGATCAAAACACGTCTACTTCAAAAAAAGAACCAGATCCATCTAACGAAACAAAAACAAAGTCAAAGACAGGACAACAAAAACCAGACATTACGATCCCAGTAGATTTTACTGAATCGGAAGAAAAGTCCAAGGATCAATCTAAGGATATACACTTAGCCCCACTACTCCCCGCAAAGAGTAACGCTTCCACAACTGATATGGTCACATTGAAAAATGCAAAGAAGCTTCTATCACAGTTTTCCCTAACACATGAAAAGCTTAATGTTCACGTAGACCACTGTGTGGATGTGACTTTGGTAGCTCCTACTATAGAGTTAGACTATAAAGTAATGAGCGATAACCCAGACATTGCTACTATTACCAAACAAGCTGATAATCGATTTCGTATTCAAGGGAACTCCCCTGGTAAAGCCCGCTTTTATGTTTTCATAGATAAAATGGCTCCCACATATATCGGTGAAGTGCAAGTATATGCAAATACGGATGTAAACCAAGATGGGCTGCTAACTTCTGAGGATGTAGCGTTCGTCCAAAAACATATGGGCAAAGATAAGAAAGATCCTACCTGGGCAAAAATTAAAAATGCTGATGTCAATCGGGATGGCAGGATTGATAGTCATGATAAAAAATTGGTGCAACAGCAGCTTGATCAGTACAAACATTTACAGTCGTATGAACGTGTGATTTTGATTGGTATTAGTGGACTTGGTAACGCTAACAAAAAGATTTTTACTCCAAATATGGATAGCTTGATTAAGAACGGGACCTATACGTATGTAGCCAAGCCCGTAGCTGAACAAAAAAGTGCAGAAAACTGGGCAAGCATCCTACTTGGTGTACCTCCTGAGGAACATGGTATTACTAGCAGTAATGTAGATACTAATTCGCGTACGACATATAGTCCACATGCTTCTGTGATTCGGTGGCTACATGAAGAAAGACCGGAAGCTCATATCGGGGCTTTTACAGCTAACGCAGATATCCGTCGAGGGATTTTAGAAGAAGAGTTAGCAAAAGTCGACCAAATCACCATGAACACTGGTAGTCAAAATCTATCTGATGCAGAAGTAGCCAAGCAAGCGGCATCGTATATTTTACATCAAGGGAATAAAAATAGATTAACGTTTGTTCAATTACAAGGCCCGAAGCTAGCAGCGAATCAATATGGCTATCATTCCGCAAAATATACAGAAGCTGTGCGGAAAGTGGATCAGGAAGTGGGACTTATACTAAAGGCGCTAGAGATACAGAAACAGAAAAATAAATCCTTAATTCTTTTGGTAACAGATGAAGGAGCTGATGTTGATTACCCTACTTCTACGAACAAGTTTAACAAACTGACGTGGGCAGTATCAGGACCGGACATAAAGACAGGCAACAATCCAAATTCTATTTCCGCAATGGATACGGCAGCGGTCATCGTAGAAGCTCTAAAGCTGAACAAGCCAACTGTTTTCGCTGCAAAAGTACCACGAGATGTATTCGGTAAAGATGTGAAGGTTAAGAGTATTCGGATAAATAAATCAAGAATCAAACTGGATAAGGGGGATACTGTTACGGTTCGAGCTACTGTTTCTCCTAAGGATGCGACCAATCAAAACGTAGAATGGAAAAGTAAAAATAAACGGATTGCGACTGTAAAAGACCGAGGGAAGGGTAAAGCCGAAATTAAAGGAAAGCGAGAAGGGACCACTTATGTTTATGTTATTTCCGATGATGGAGATAAGGAGGATAGAGTTAAAGTAATTGTAGAGGATGATTCTTCATCAGGTTCAGGAGCAAATTCTCGTAAAGACAAAGAGAACAATAAAGAGTGGCAACGTGAAATGATAAGAGCCGTTGAAAAAAAAGGCGGTAGGGTTATTTCAAAAGTTGTTCATTTTGATAAAAAAGATAACTTTTCTTATACAGTAGATGGGAGAATAGATACAAGCACAACGGCTGTGTTTCACTATGATGACAAACAGAATCGCTTGTCTTATGTACCGGCTGATTTTGAGTATGTACGTGGCGAAACTAGAGTCAAAATACGGGATCAGCGTATGACTGGAACCTTTGCCCTTGCTACCTTCAAAAAGACATTCCGAGATATGTATGGACACTGGGCACGTCATGATGTGGAATTGTTAGCAAACAAACTAATGATCTATGGTCAGTCAAGTAATTATTTCGTACCAGAACAACCAATTACCCGTGCTGAATTTGTAGCGATGGTAATAAGAGCGCTTGGAGAACAAGAAGGAAGTGGTTCACGCTTTAGCGATGTTTATTCATCCGCATGGTATGCTGGTGCTGTAGAGACAGCAAGGAGCAGAGGTTATGTTCTTGGTTACGAAAATCGGATGTTTGGACCAAATAAAACCATTACTCGTCAGGAAATGGCAGTTATTATGAAACGCATATTAGAAAAACGGGGGCTTCGTGTAAAGATTACTACCGGTCAACAAGCTACTTTTAGCACTTTATTCCATGATCTAGGCCAGCTTGCTTGGGGAAAACGCGATCTAGCAGAGGCTTATTATGCTGGACTCATTCAAGGTGTCAGCTACGGGTATTTACAACCACAGGCAAATGCAACACGATCTCATTGTGCCGTAATGATCAAACGAATGATAGGAAAACTTAACTTGTTGTAGAGATAAGTAGGGATAAAAGACAAGCATACGGATCGGGAATTAGTAAACGTCGCCCGGTTCGTATGCTTTTTTATCGAGTATGCCGAATTAATTTCTCGGTAGCATAGCCTGGACAAAAAATGCTCTTACCCTATAAGGTTTGGAGGAATGTAGGTAAATATTGTTCAAAGGTTTCTCGATTAATACGTAAAAATTTAGACTGGCCTTCATTGCGCATATGGATGAGCCCTGCTTCTCGTAAGGTTCGAAAATGATAAGAGGCATTAGATTTTGACATGTGACAAAGTTCACCGACCTCCCCGCACTTTGCCTCTTGTTCTTTTTGAAAAAGAACCCGAATGATCTGCAGGCGTGTTTCATCCGCCAATGCTTTTAAAATTTTTATTCGCTGTTTATCTTTAATTAAAATATTAGACATGGAAAAATAATACAAAAAATAGGTATTATCTGCAAGTTTTTTATTTAGCAAAAAACAATTACGCGGACCAAGTAAACCCACAGATGAATAGGCAAGCCCATCCTGCTAGAAAAGCAAGCCCACCGAGTGGTGTAATAGCACCAAGCTTACGAATACCTGATAAACTCAGCGCATATAAACTTCCCGAAAAGAGGACAATCCCCACAACAAACAACCATCCAGCAGCAGTAAGTAGCGCACTCGTCCCTAGGACTTTGATCAAAATCGCTGTCATCACTAAAGCGAGAGAATGGTACATCTGATATTGTGCACCGGTTTGAAAATTGGCCAGCATGTTATCGCTTCGTTTTCCTTTTAAACCGTGAGCTGCAAATGCCCCTAGCGCCACAGAGAGAAAACCGCCTATGCCGCCTAGTATCATGAAGGTTTGAGCCATTTTTAGTCTTCCTTTCTCTAAACCGTTGTTTTACAAATATTGTACATCAATAACAAGGGAAACCACAGCAATGCAAGCACATCACAAGAAGTATCTTATTGATTAAGATGAATGTTTTGTTAAAAATGAAAGTATTTCTATTCGATGTGCTTATGGAGTGATACAATAGGGCTTATTATTATGCAAGTCCGGTACGAAGGAAGGGAGAGAGGAAAGATGAAGCGTTTTTGGAAAATGAAAGAACCGGTTAATACATGGACGCATTTTATTACGTTCCTGGCTGGTATTGTTGGTCTTGTGTTTTTGATCGTTTTGTCCCGTCACAGTGTTTCCAAGCTGATTACATTAACAGTCTTTGGTGTTAGTATCATCTTGTTATACGGTGCAAGCTCCTTATATCATTGGGTGAGGACAACGCCAGCAAAAGAAATGATGCTCAAGAAATTTGACCACATCGCTATTTATTTCCTCATTGCAGGCTCGTATACGCCCGTGTTTTACTATGGTTTATCGGGTGGCTGGAAATGGAGTATGCTCGGTGCTGTGTGGGCATTAGCATTGATCGGAATGTTCCTGAAAATTTTCTATATTCACGCTCCGCGCTATGTATCTACGGCTTTTTATGTGACATTAGGCTGGATTGCGGTCGTTCCGTTTGTCCAACTAATCAATCACTTACCGATTGGAGCGATTGCTCTCATTATCATTGGTGGCGTAATGTATACGATAGGAGCCATCATTTATGCGACCAAAATATTTGATTTTTTCCCCAATCGTTTTGGGTTTCATGAGATATTTCATTTGTTCGTGATGGCAGGAACCACGCTTCATTTTATCATGGTAGTAAAGTACATTGTTCCCATCTAATAAAGCTTTTTATAAGGGTTCCATTGGTTGTAATTAGTTGCTTTTCATCAAAAGACATGATATTGTTAATACGTTGCGATGAAACGCCTATATCCGTGGGAAATTCGCGAGTAACCAATGGCGATGGACTTGTTGTTCCATCTTTAATGATTGCCATTTTTTTATAAAACACGAGAATGTGCAGGCATTAAGTGTGAATTCTGCTTAATGCTTTTTTTTGTGAAAAACGAGTGCTTACAGACGATCATTCCACTGATAGGTTTATCAGAAGCAAATAAAATATTAGAGGCTTATATACACAATAAAGTGGCAGACTATAGATGTTACGTTTTCTGGCACTTATCGTGTATAAAGCATGTAGGATTTCATCCGTAAATAAAGGAGATTGAAAAAATTTGGCTACATTTAATGAACTAGGATTGAGTCCATCCGTACTTCGATCCATCAGTAACATGGGTTTTGAAGAAGCGACTCCAATCCAAGCTTTAACCATTCCAGTTGCATTAACAGGAAGAGACCTGATTGGTCAGGCTCAAACAGGAACAGGGAAAACCGTAGCATTCGGTATCCCAATGATTGAAAAGATTGATACCTCTTCTAACCACATTCAAGGTATTGTATTGGCTCCAACTCGTGAGTTGGCTGTACAGGTATCTGAGGAATTGATCAAACTAGGTCAATACACAGGTATTAAAACCTTGCCAATCTATGGTGGACAGGATATCATGCGTCAAATGCGCGCATTGAAAAAGAACCCTCACGTTATCGTTGCAACTCCTGGCCGTCTAATTGACCACATCAACCGTCGCACAATCCGTCTACAAAACATTCAAACCTTGGTATTGGATGAAGCTGATGAAATGCTAAACATGGGTTTCATTGAAGAAATCGAAAGCATTTTAGAGCAAATTCCAGATGAGCGTCAGACTTTGTTGTTCTCAGCAACAATGCCACGCCAAATCGAATCTTTGGCACAACGCTACCTTAAAAACCCAGAAAAAATCACCGTGAAAGCAAAAGAAGTAACGGTTCCAAACATTGAGCAAGTATACATGGAAGTTCAGGAAAAATTGAAGTTTGATGTAATGACTCGCTTATTAGATATACAGTCCCCAGAATTAGCTATCGTGTTTGGCCGTACGAAGCGTCGCGTTGATGAATTGAGCGAAGCCCTGAACAAACGTGGTTATTCTGCGGAAGGTATCCATGGTGACTTAACACAAGCAAAGCGCGACAGTGTTCTTCGTCAATTTAAAGAAGGCACCATCGACATTCTGGTTGCAACAGATGTAGCAGCTCGCGGTTTGGATATCAGTGGTGTTACACACGTATATAACTTTGATATTCCACAAGACCCTGAAAGCTATGTTCACCGTATTGGTCGTACAGGTCGTGCAGGTAAGACAGGTGTTGCGACTACATTTGTAACATCTCGCGAGATTGATCACTTGCGCATGATTGAACAGGTTACAAAACGTAAAATGAGTCGTCGTCCTGTACCAACATTAACGGAAGCGATTGAAGGTGCACAACGTATTACAGTTGACAAATTATTGTCTGTAATTGGTGAAGAAAACTACCGTGATTACCATAGCTTGGCAGAAACTCTACTTCAAGAAAATGATTCTGTTACATTGGTGGCAGCTGCTCTGAAAATGCTGACCAAAGAGCCGGATGTAACTCCAGTTCGTTTAACTGAAGAGGCACCTCTACGTTCTAAAAAACGCCGTCCTTTTGGCGATGATAAACGCGGTAGTGGTCCACGCCGTGGCTATGGCGAGCGTCGTAGCGGTAGTAGCAACTATCGTGGTGGCCGTTCAGAAGGTGGTCGTCGCAGTAGCGGTGATGACCGTCGTCGTAGCAGTGGTGGTAGAGCACCTAGCAAACCATCATCTGAAGGTAGAAAGCCTCGCGTATAGTAGTTGATTCAACTCTAAACAGCTAATAATAGGTGTACAAGACGTGTATGATTGCCCGACTCCGAAAGGAGCAAAGGCTATCTACACGTCTTTTTTGTATGCTTTTAAAGGTAGATTTTTCAGAATATGATTTTAACTTATCAAAAGACAGAGGAAATGAAAAGGAAGTTTAACAAGTAAGCTATTTTTTAATAACAATCATGCTATAAGCTGGGTTTTCTGGGTTTGTCTTGGTAGGAAATGAAACATTTACTGATTGAAAGGTTACATAATACGGGTGGATAATAAGCAGAGAATATTCGAATTTGCTTATGAATTTAATAGCTTATGTAGCGTAGCAAAAGAAATAAAGGAGGAACCAGCAAGTAATGAGTGTTTCCGATACCAAACAAATCCGGTTATTGATAGTGATTATAGGTTCGCTAATGTTTTCTAGTTATCCAGCAATGGTTCATGCAACAGATGAGAAGGCTATACATTCCCAAACTAGTGAAGAAAAACGTGAACTAACTCCTGAAAAAGTTGCTGAGTTGGCATTGAAACAAAATATCGATCTAAAGAAATTCCGCCTTGATGTCGATACAGCTGATATTAATGCTAACCAAGCCATATATAGTTCAGTAAAGATGAAAGAATCAAATATTTCATCGCTCGGTGAAGCTCAGCAGAAATATGTGCAAACAGCTAAAGCGGAAGCCGCCAGAAACAGCCACAAATATATGTTACAAGCAATGGAGGATAAGACCAAGCTAGGTGCAGAGAAAGCTTTTTATGAGCTGTGGCATGCCAAGCAAGAGTTGCAGTTGAAGGAGCAAAGCTTAACTCGTGCACAAAAACAGGTAGATACGGCAAATACGTTATATAAAGCAGGAGTAAAATCCAAAAATGATGTGATGCAAGCAGAAACAGGATTAGCCCAAGCAAAAGCTAATTATGAAGCAGCCCGTAATCAGGTTAGCATTTCTACGCTTTCACTAAATCAATTTTTGGCGGAAGATTTGACTAAAGAATGGGAGCTATCTATACCTGAAGAGGATATACGCGACAAAGAGATTACTCCATTGGAAGAAGCCAAGCGTTTAGCTGTTGCCCAACGTGCTGAGATTCTAAAAATTGACGAAGAAGTAAAAGCGGCGAAAAAGAATGTTGAAACGATAGAGAAATATTCAATCTTGTCCTCCTTCCAAGGACAGCTTGCCAAAAATGATTTGGAAACAGCAGAAGTGAATAAAGAACAAACCAAAAACGATATTTTGTTAGAAGTTACTCGAAATTATGAAACTTTGACTTCCGCTAAACAAAGTATAGAGGCATTTGAAAAAGCCAGAGAAGCTTCCAAAGAGAATTATCGTTTAACACAATTACGCTATGAAAATGGTCTTGCAACTACCCTGGATCTTATGTCTGCTGAGGAGGAGCTAGCACAGCGAGAAAACGAATATGAAACAGCTACTCACAATTATCGGTTAGCCTATCTCACCTATAAAAACTCAATAGGAAGACCTGTTTCTTAATAAAGAAGTGTATAAATTTTAAGTTTTTTTTAAGAACTTGTACCCTTTCTTTTTAAGATCCGTCTTATAAAATAAGACAAAGGATCAGACAAGAAAGGAAGAGCATAAATGAAAGCGAATAAAAGCGCTGTAGAAACGACCACTTGTCTAGCTATGCAACGATATGTTAGAGATAAAGTTCGGTTTTTTACTACATTTGTTAAATCACCTCGTGAGGTAGGGAGTGTTACTCCTAGCTCAGCACGCTTATCTAAAAGAATGCTAGATGGAATCGACTGGGCAGAAGTTACGTCAGTGGTTGAACTAGGTGCAGGTACTGGTGTGTTTACGCAAAAACTGAAACATAAAATTTCATCTCATACAAAAGTGTTTGTATATGAACAAGATGTAAAACTTCGAGCTGATTTACAAGAGAGATTTCCTTCTTTTCACCATCATTGCGATGCTCAGTGTTTGTCAGCAGACTTAAATCAAGCAGGTGTAGAACAGGTAGATGTCATCATTAGTGGATTACCGTTTATGAACTTTCCACAGGAATTACGTGAACAGATCGTAGCGGAGATTATGCAATCGTTAAAACCAGGCGGTGCTTTTGTCGCTTTCCAATATTCCCTACAAATGAGAAAACAGTTGAAAGAGACCTTTCGTGAGGTATCTATTTCTTTTGAGCCGTTAAACATCCCTCCTGCATTTGTCTATCGGTGTCGTAAGTAACAGACAATCCGA
This is a stretch of genomic DNA from Brevibacillus laterosporus DSM 25. It encodes these proteins:
- a CDS encoding DUF6005 family protein encodes the protein MVKVHCLISCFCEVIKRYTHVDYRPYYFGVWDADFVKKEDGVLTYYTDNHEPIINGFEHLFSANVQEWYDSNKDKESNLQTFLELLDSRNEHQFVLVQIDMSLIPERDNKFALKPFPHFLMISKTENEDEWFMFDPDFRWEGNVKKATVIEAFLQNPFGGGYLFDARNIVAPSYEKTEQYFHATFQRSHNEFTSSLKALISDMAEERNGYTLDMLLPAVKQVKVIAIRKYSYEYAFMFFKDYLQYSRDEFLRLAYQIEDVVQAFTTAQYLAVKMSMTKNLALLPPIIEALEEADTIELQIKEELERQFVQWTLMDRAAVTLNEEEWR
- a CDS encoding DUF423 domain-containing protein codes for the protein MAQTFMILGGIGGFLSVALGAFAAHGLKGKRSDNMLANFQTGAQYQMYHSLALVMTAILIKVLGTSALLTAAGWLFVVGIVLFSGSLYALSLSGIRKLGAITPLGGLAFLAGWACLFICGFTWSA
- a CDS encoding S-layer homology domain-containing protein, yielding MFNCVLKWISAGSAFALFLSTVPVDVLAVSKTQVTVSVNEVKRKNHPTTDTKDDQDITTADQNTSTSKKEPDPSNETKTKSKTGQQKPDITIPVDFTESEEKSKDQSKDIHLAPLLPAKSNASTTDMVTLKNAKKLLSQFSLTHEKLNVHVDHCVDVTLVAPTIELDYKVMSDNPDIATITKQADNRFRIQGNSPGKARFYVFIDKMAPTYIGEVQVYANTDVNQDGLLTSEDVAFVQKHMGKDKKDPTWAKIKNADVNRDGRIDSHDKKLVQQQLDQYKHLQSYERVILIGISGLGNANKKIFTPNMDSLIKNGTYTYVAKPVAEQKSAENWASILLGVPPEEHGITSSNVDTNSRTTYSPHASVIRWLHEERPEAHIGAFTANADIRRGILEEELAKVDQITMNTGSQNLSDAEVAKQAASYILHQGNKNRLTFVQLQGPKLAANQYGYHSAKYTEAVRKVDQEVGLILKALEIQKQKNKSLILLVTDEGADVDYPTSTNKFNKLTWAVSGPDIKTGNNPNSISAMDTAAVIVEALKLNKPTVFAAKVPRDVFGKDVKVKSIRINKSRIKLDKGDTVTVRATVSPKDATNQNVEWKSKNKRIATVKDRGKGKAEIKGKREGTTYVYVISDDGDKEDRVKVIVEDDSSSGSGANSRKDKENNKEWQREMIRAVEKKGGRVISKVVHFDKKDNFSYTVDGRIDTSTTAVFHYDDKQNRLSYVPADFEYVRGETRVKIRDQRMTGTFALATFKKTFRDMYGHWARHDVELLANKLMIYGQSSNYFVPEQPITRAEFVAMVIRALGEQEGSGSRFSDVYSSAWYAGAVETARSRGYVLGYENRMFGPNKTITRQEMAVIMKRILEKRGLRVKITTGQQATFSTLFHDLGQLAWGKRDLAEAYYAGLIQGVSYGYLQPQANATRSHCAVMIKRMIGKLNLL
- a CDS encoding sugar phosphate isomerase/epimerase family protein; its protein translation is MKFSLCTISFRHQLISFADMVEFARKHDFDGIELWGIHAQHLYDGDREKGEEQLRILTKHEMQISMLSDYLDISSHQSFSKTLDKGKRLISLAKWLGGNRIRTFAGQKASAEVSANERALYVKHLRELCDLCGENGMELLLETHPNTLTDDLTSTLTLLEEINHPSIAINLDFLHIWESGADPIDSFEKLQPWVHHYHLKNIVSTEHLGVFLPNNVYSPSGSREGIVPLAYGAVDYRSILEVIAKTDHFASIEWFGPNPAKVLGEEMKWLRQQVPAQSLSLL
- a CDS encoding class I SAM-dependent methyltransferase, with the protein product MKANKSAVETTTCLAMQRYVRDKVRFFTTFVKSPREVGSVTPSSARLSKRMLDGIDWAEVTSVVELGAGTGVFTQKLKHKISSHTKVFVYEQDVKLRADLQERFPSFHHHCDAQCLSADLNQAGVEQVDVIISGLPFMNFPQELREQIVAEIMQSLKPGGAFVAFQYSLQMRKQLKETFREVSISFEPLNIPPAFVYRCRK
- a CDS encoding DEAD/DEAH box helicase gives rise to the protein MATFNELGLSPSVLRSISNMGFEEATPIQALTIPVALTGRDLIGQAQTGTGKTVAFGIPMIEKIDTSSNHIQGIVLAPTRELAVQVSEELIKLGQYTGIKTLPIYGGQDIMRQMRALKKNPHVIVATPGRLIDHINRRTIRLQNIQTLVLDEADEMLNMGFIEEIESILEQIPDERQTLLFSATMPRQIESLAQRYLKNPEKITVKAKEVTVPNIEQVYMEVQEKLKFDVMTRLLDIQSPELAIVFGRTKRRVDELSEALNKRGYSAEGIHGDLTQAKRDSVLRQFKEGTIDILVATDVAARGLDISGVTHVYNFDIPQDPESYVHRIGRTGRAGKTGVATTFVTSREIDHLRMIEQVTKRKMSRRPVPTLTEAIEGAQRITVDKLLSVIGEENYRDYHSLAETLLQENDSVTLVAAALKMLTKEPDVTPVRLTEEAPLRSKKRRPFGDDKRGSGPRRGYGERRSGSSNYRGGRSEGGRRSSGDDRRRSSGGRAPSKPSSEGRKPRV
- a CDS encoding TolC family protein, whose translation is MSVSDTKQIRLLIVIIGSLMFSSYPAMVHATDEKAIHSQTSEEKRELTPEKVAELALKQNIDLKKFRLDVDTADINANQAIYSSVKMKESNISSLGEAQQKYVQTAKAEAARNSHKYMLQAMEDKTKLGAEKAFYELWHAKQELQLKEQSLTRAQKQVDTANTLYKAGVKSKNDVMQAETGLAQAKANYEAARNQVSISTLSLNQFLAEDLTKEWELSIPEEDIRDKEITPLEEAKRLAVAQRAEILKIDEEVKAAKKNVETIEKYSILSSFQGQLAKNDLETAEVNKEQTKNDILLEVTRNYETLTSAKQSIEAFEKAREASKENYRLTQLRYENGLATTLDLMSAEEELAQRENEYETATHNYRLAYLTYKNSIGRPVS
- a CDS encoding ArsR/SmtB family transcription factor; the protein is MSNILIKDKQRIKILKALADETRLQIIRVLFQKEQEAKCGEVGELCHMSKSNASYHFRTLREAGLIHMRNEGQSKFLRINRETFEQYLPTFLQTL
- the asbD gene encoding petrobactin biosynthesis protein AsbD — protein: MKREERMEQIKEIVTKKLKLTHVVTLDESMRLQEDLLIDSIMLLQLIVYIEEELQLMVPAKELDPRTFLTVGSLLDFIEQLQPVNTTALSSTPTQ
- the trhA gene encoding PAQR family membrane homeostasis protein TrhA, translating into MKRFWKMKEPVNTWTHFITFLAGIVGLVFLIVLSRHSVSKLITLTVFGVSIILLYGASSLYHWVRTTPAKEMMLKKFDHIAIYFLIAGSYTPVFYYGLSGGWKWSMLGAVWALALIGMFLKIFYIHAPRYVSTAFYVTLGWIAVVPFVQLINHLPIGAIALIIIGGVMYTIGAIIYATKIFDFFPNRFGFHEIFHLFVMAGTTLHFIMVVKYIVPI